The following are encoded in a window of Acipenser ruthenus chromosome 26, fAciRut3.2 maternal haplotype, whole genome shotgun sequence genomic DNA:
- the LOC131701639 gene encoding stAR-related lipid transfer protein 13-like isoform X3 gives MPFLSCLCSLFRRARGLPSLWDRKDAELEATEACDWLQAAGFPQYAQLYEDSLFPIDIASVKKDHDFLDRDSLKSLCRRLTILNKCASMKLEVHFQRKQSEDSEEEDLCAISDRWAFQRDSKRWSRLGSFPPPSSHSPEVLHSDMKASASRESVLSDFSDLEGVSVLSSSSSSAGSSGGTSRSQLTMAEPYSSFSSRHLDIPAVSSRSLTENRSSKDLLTLKEMPKKHRSQSFLRKIGSFRRKDKDREAARAKDSNTQGCDLQEGPLQSSMSCTTNESLPGLKQNIPESSQFKRRTKTICRATAGQPASEGSGKQKQKTKSGGIYLEDYEMSLKVPNWTQQLHRPLDLQKDCVVYLPSDHKPGTFPKSLSIESLCPAANENLGNWRSGNMSLEISMCSSSESQGFGRFRPRRNSCSSMGSIYDNVPEAYGSSEDLFNLGAGGICDLDDILQHVHGLQHTIDLWSKRVCPELDDLESELPIDPIFPSSVHFEEQSMSDVGTAASDFDSTGNSLNEAEEMEMRERRDSGVGASLTRPSRKLRWHSFQNSHRPSLTSASLEINRQSAAQLNLLQKFSLLRLTAIMEKYSVPNKQGWSWTVPKFMKRSKVPDYRDKKVFGVPPIINVQRSGQPLPQSIQQAMRYIRSQCLDQVGIFRKSGVKSRIQMLRKMNETSPDHVSYEGQSAYDVADMLKQYFRDLPEPVFTSKLTDTFLQIYQCVPKEQRLQAVQAAVILLPDENREVLQTLLYFLSDIASAQDNQMTPGNLAVCLAPSIFHLNVSKKESTSPRLIHRRGAAGKPDQKDLNENMAATQGLTHMIIECKKLFQIPHDMMLQSRNSYVAADAHPLPLEGLSRSLLGEPRDYRAFLEDSVQGLLRESMEKFKGWITTPGPESTELSYKKAGDGHPIRLWKVSTEIEAPPLTVLHRVLRERHLWDDDLLHGRVIEALDKNTEIYHYVTDSMAPHPRRDFIVLRKWHSDLPKGVCVLVCASVEHDKVQLEGGVRALLLSSRYLIEPCGMGRSRLTHVCRADLRGRSPEWYNKVFGHLCAVEVARIRDSFPVLTARGPETKL, from the exons aACTTGAGGCTACGGAAGCTTGTGATTGGCTTCAGGCAGCTGGATTTCCGCAATATGCACAGCTTTATGAAG ACTCTCTGTTTCCCATCGACATCGCCTCTGTGAAAAAGGACCATGATTTTCTGGACCGGGACTCGCTGAAATCCCTTTGCAG GAGACTGACAATTCTGAACAAGTGTGCCTCTATGAAGCTGGAAGTCCATTTCCAGCGCAAACAG AGCGAAGACTCGGAAGAGGAGGACCTGTGTGCCATCAGTGACCGCTGGGCCTTCCAGCGGGACAGTAAGCGATGGTCCAGACTGGGGTCCTTCCCTCCTCCCAGCTCTCACAGCCCTGAGGTCCTCCACTCTGACATGAAAGCCTCAGCCAGCCGGGAGAGCGTCCTCAGCGACTTCAGCGACCTGGAGGGTGTGTCTgttctcagcagcagcagcagcagcgcggGGAGCTCTGGAGGAACCTCGAGGAGTCAGCTCACCATGGCAGAACCCTACTCCAGCTTCTCCTCCCGTCACTTGGACATCCCTGCTGTGTCCAGCCGCAGTCTCACAGAGAACCGCTCCTCCAAAGACCTGCTGACTCTCAAGGAGATGCCAAAGAAGCACAGATCTCAAAGCTTCCTGAGGAAAATCGGATCTTTCAGAAGAAAGGATAAGGACAGAGAAGCAGCCAGAGCAAAAGACTCCAACACCCAAGGCTGTGACCTCCAGGAAGGGCCACTACAGTCTTCGATGAGCTGCACAACCAACGAGAGCCTTCCAGGCTTGAAACAGAACATACCTGAAAGCTCTCAATTTAAAAGAAGGACGAAGACCATCTGTAGAGCTACCGCCGGCCAGCCTGCTTCTGAAGGCAGtgggaaacagaaacagaaaaccaAAAGTGGAGGGATTTACTTAGAGGATTATGAGATGAGCTTAAAGGTTCCCAACTGGACACAACAGCTTCACAGGCCACTGGATCTGCAGAAGGACTGTGTTGTTTACCTCCCCAGTGACCACAAGCCAGGTACCTTCCCCAAGTCCCTCTCCATTGAGAGTTTATGTCCCGCAGCCAATGAAAATCTTGGGAACTGGAGATCGGGCAACATGTCATTAGAGATCTCGATGTGCAGCAGCAGTGAATCGCAAGGCTTTGGCAGGTTTCGTCCACGCAGGAACTCGTGCAGCTCCATGGGAAGCATCTATGACAACGTACCTGAAGCGTACGGCAGCTCAGAGGACCTTTTCAATTTAGGAGCGGGAGGCATCTGCGACCTGGACGATATCCTGCAGCATGTTCACGGGCTCCAGCACACGATCGATCTCTGGTCCAAAAGAGTTTGTCCCGAGCTGGATGACTTGGAGTCTGAACTGCCCATTGACCCCATCTTCCCATCCAGTGTCCATTTCGAAGAGCAGTCCATGTCGGACGTGGGAACCGCAGCTAGTGACTTTGACAGTACAGGGAATTCTTTAAATGAAGCAGAAGAGATGGAAATGAGGGAACGGAGGGATTCGGGAGTGGGGGCCTCGTTGACCAGGCCTAGTAG GAAGCTGAGGTGGCACAGTTTCCAGAACTCGCATCGTCCCAGCCTGACCTCTGCATCTCTGGAGATCAACCGCCAGTCAGCCGCTCAGCTCAACCTGCTGCAGAAATTCTCACTGCTGCGACTCACTGCCATCATGGAGAAGTACTCTGTGCCCAATAAGCAGGGCTGGAGCTG GACGGTGCCAAAGTTCATGAAGAGAAGTAAAGTTCCTGACTACCGGGACAAGAAAGTGTTTGGGGTTCCCCCGATCATCAACGTGCAGCGGAGCGGGCAGCCCCTGCCTCAGAGCATCCAGCAAGCCATGCGATACATCCGCAGCCAGTGCCTGGACCAG GTTGGTATCTTCCGGAAGTCAGGTGTGAAGTCTCGGATCCAGATGCTGAGGAAGATGAACGAGACCTCGCCTGACCACGTGAGTTACGAGGGGCAGTCTGCCTATGACGTGGCGGACATGCTGAAGCAGTATTTCAGGGACCTTCCAGAGCCTGTGTTCACCAGCAAGCTGACTGACACCTTTCTCCAGATCTATCAGT GTGTCCCGAAGGAGCAGCGTTTGCAGGCTGTGCAGGCGGCCGTCATCCTCCTGCCAGACGAGAACCGGGAGGTGCTGCAGACCCTGCTGTACTTCCTGAGCGACATCGCCTCCGCCCAGGACAACCAGATGACCCCTGGGAACCTGGCCGTGTGCCTGGCCCCCTCCATCTTCCACCTCAACGTGTCCAAGAAAGAAAGCACCTCCCCCAG ATTGATACACAGGAGGGGGGCTGCTGGGAAGCCTGATCAGAAGGACCTGAATGAGAACATGGCAGCCACCCAGGGACTCACTCACATGATCATCGAGTGCAAAAAGCTGTTCCAG ATCCCCCATGACATGATGTTGCAGTCCCGAAACTCCTATGTAGCTGCAGACGCCCACCCACTTCCCCTGGAAGGGCTCAGCAGGAGTCTGCTAGGTGAGCCCAGGGATTATCGAGCCTTCCTGGAGGACAGTGTCCAGGGTCTGTTACGAGAATCGATGGAGAAGTTTAAAGGCTGGATTACCACACCAGGACCTGAGAGCACCGAATTATCATACAAAAAG GCTGGGGACGGGCACCCCATTCGTCTGTGGAAGGTCTCCACAGAAATCGAGGCTCCACCACTCACAGTGCTGCACAGAGTGCTGAGAGAGCGCCACCTGTGGGATGACGATTTACTGCACGGCAGGGTGATTGAGGCCCTGGACAAGAACACTGAAATCTATCACTACGTCACAGACAGCATGGCACCTCATCCGAGAAGGGATTTCATCGTGTTAAG AAAGTGGCACAGTGATCTTCCgaagggggtgtgtgtgctcgtGTGCGCCTCGGTGGAACACGACAAGGTGCAGCTGGAAGGCGGCGTGCGCGCGCTGCTCCTGAGCTCCAGGTACCTCATCGAACCCTGTGGGATGGGCCGCTCCAGACTGACGCACGTCTGCCGTGCCGACCTCAG gGGCCGCTCTCCTGAATGGTATAACAAGGTGTTTGGACATCTCTGCGCAGTGGAGGTTGCTAGGATACGAGACTCTTTCCCTGTGTTAACAGCGCGGGGGCCTGAAACCAAGCTGTAG